A single region of the Brachypodium distachyon strain Bd21 chromosome 3, Brachypodium_distachyon_v3.0, whole genome shotgun sequence genome encodes:
- the LOC106866545 gene encoding putative F-box protein PP2-B12: protein MDHAGGSATAAAMAQEEAPTGIGDLPESVVAQVISMTSPRDACRCAAVSPHFRAAAGSDAVWDRFLPPDHREILLLQQTRPPPPPSSSKDAFRRLSAGAVLGDGTAVWFSPRRGKCVALSARRLSLPWDGGEFTWRWAPHPKSRFGEVAQLVSCTGLDIYGRLPATSLTPETDYAAYLVYGVADDGHRGLSFPDQETTVAVGGHAASCHAVCLRPDDDEARKFSGVVPTGGVRWPARRDDGWSEMEMGQLRVDDSMIATAEEEAVVSFEVLGWYYKSGLVVEAIEFRPV, encoded by the exons ATGGATCACGCCGGCGGCTCCGCCACTGCAGCAGCCATGGCGCAGGAAGAGGCGCCCACCGGCATCGGCGACCTCCCGGAGAGCGTGGTGGCGCAGGTGATCTCCATGACTTCCCCTCGCGACGCCTGCCGCTGCGCCGCCGTGTCGCCGCActtccgcgccgccgccggctccgacGCCGTCTGGGACCGCTTCCTCCCGCCGGACCACCGCgaaatcctcctcctccaacagacccggccgccgccgccgccgtcttcttccaAGGACGCGTTCCGGCGcctctccgccggcgccgtcctcGGCGACGGCACGGCGGTGTGGTTCTCGCCGCGAAGGGGCAAGTGCGTGGCGCTGTCGGCGAGGCGGCTCAGCCTGCCGTGGGACGGCGGCGAGTTCACCTGGAGATGGGCGCCTCATCCCAAATCCAG GTTCGGGGAGGTGGCGCAGCTGGTGAGCTGCACGGGCCTGGACATCTACGGCCGGCTGCCGGCCACGTCACTGACGCCGGAGACCGACTACGCGGCGTACCTGGTCTACGGCGTGGCGGATGACGGCCACCGTGGTCTGAGCTTCCCGGACCAGGAGACCACGGTGGCGGTCGGTGGCCACGCCGCCTCGTGTCACGCCGTCTGTCTCCGTcctgacgacgacgaggcgcgCAAGTTTTCGGGAGTTGTTCCCACGGGCGGCGTGAGATGGCCGGCGAGGCGGGACGACGGGTGGTCGGAGATGGAGATGGGGCAGTTACGCGTCGATGATAGCATGATCGCCACGGCGGAGGAAGAGGCAGTGGTCAGTTTCGAGGTGTTGGGGTGGTACTATAAGAGCGGCCTCGTCGTCGAGGCCATCGAGTTTAGGCCCGTCTAA
- the LOC104584029 gene encoding uncharacterized protein LOC104584029, with protein sequence MERLPVPGTITGCHDLRGCSRLHALRPIPRFGSVITSILAPRVGMWRSFNSSSFPWTWTSIPLSTRIQSDSWAWQFEKNGIFTVRSAYQLFVKTKLEKEAWLEGRASSSDAEGDGRNWTKLWKDIAQACQPAKPAPARRPAAPRWLAPPPDCTKINVDAAVAKSAGLGSVAAIARDAVGRFIGASAVTSHGIADPATLETLACREALALAMDIGARRVMVGSDCLEVVLAINGRSLGPTSKSRERSNLYLSLFLLAFFDMRVGAPIRMLTS encoded by the exons ATGGAACGTCTACCCGTGCCTGGAACCATAACTGGCTGCCATGATCTTCGTGGATGCAGCCGATTGCATGCCCTTCGGCCGATCCCCCGATTCGGGTCAGTGATTACATCAATACTAGCACCGCGAGTTGGGATGTGGAGAAGCTTCAACAGTTCTTCATTCCCATGGACGTGGACTTCAATCCCTCTTTCTACCAGGATCCAGAGTGATTCATGGGCGTGGCAGTTTGAGAAGAACGGCATCTTTACCGTTCGGTCTGCTTACCAGCTATTCGTGAAGACGAAGCTTGAGAAGGAAGCCTGGCTGGAGGGCCGGGCCAGCTCTTCTGATGCCGAAGGGGACGGTCGAAACTGGACCAAGTTGTGGAAG GATATTGCGCAGGCGTGCCAGCCCGCTAAGCCTGCTCCGGCGAGAAGACCTGCTGCTCCGAGATGGCTTGCTCCGCCCCCAGATTGTACCAAGATTAACGTGGATGCGGCGGTGGCGAAGTCCGCAGGACTCGGTTCAGTTGCAGCAATTGCCCGGGATGCTGTCGGGAGATTCATTGGCGCGTCAGCTGTGACGTCGCATGGCATTGCCGATCCTGCTACCCTGGAGACGTTGGCGTGCAGGGAGGCGTTGGCCCTCGCGATGGACATTGGGGCACGCCGCGTGATGGTTGGTTCGGACTGCCTGGAAGTTGTCCTGGCTATCAATGGACGGAGCCTGGGTCCTACTTCCAAATCACGAGAGAGATCCAATTTGTATCTTAgtctttttcttcttgcatTTTTCGACATGAGAGTAGGAGCTCCAATACGGATGCTCACAAGTTAG
- the LOC112271636 gene encoding uncharacterized protein LOC112271636 — MATQGFGAPGTRPEEDTCVIPFSYDIDRDMRKWETTAAIAWAINAPRRLDALDVDRAIRAEFRISHADIVVTPHHPKQFLVKFANKAHCDEVLARGRMTARGLTVRIRPYRPLEHAFAAAMAFKVHLCLEKVPAFAWTPRIVERVIGRRCSFDRLDRRSAFMEQTDTLDLWAWMTNPSLIPKVMWVTFMGARLMNAPMKSSSPTTGRRGSSGVPPTVSSSPLTPMKTTPPPPSTTTPAPASHPSSSPASPPSPA, encoded by the coding sequence ATGGCCACGCAGGGCTTCGGCGCGCCAGGCACGCGCCCTGAGGAGGACACCTGCGTCATCCCCTTCTCCTACGACATCGACCGGGATATGCGCAAGTGGGAGACTACGGCCGCCATCGCCTGGGCCATCAATGCGCCTCGCCGTCTGGACGCACTCGATGTCGACCGCGCCATCCGCGCTGAGTTCCGCATCAGCCACGCCGACATCGTCGTCACGCCACACCATCCGAAGCAGTTCCTGGTCAAGTTCGCGAACAAGGCGCACTGCGACGAGGTGCTCGCGAGGGGCCGAATGACGGCCCGCGGCCTCACCGTCCGCATCCGCCCCTACAGGCCTCTGGAGCACGCCtttgccgccgccatggcatTCAAGGTGCACCTGTGTCTCGAGAAGGTGCCGGCCTTCGCCTGGACCCCACGCATCGTCGAGCGCGTCATCGGCCGTCGCTGCTCCTTCGATCGGCTCGACAGGCGGTCGGCGTTCATGGAGCAGACGGACACCCTGGACCTGTGGGCTTGGATGACCAACCCGAGCCTCATCCCCAAGGTAATGTGGGTCACCTTCATGGGCGCTCGCTTGATGAACGCGCCGATGAAATCCTCGTCACCGACTACCGGCCGTCGGGGGTCAAGCGGGGTTCCTCCTACCGTGTCATCATCCCCCTTGACACCAATGAAGACTACACCGCCGCCCCCCTCGACTACAACACCAGCTCCGGCAAGCCACCCCTCCTCAAGCCCCGCATCACCACCTTCACCTGCGTGA
- the LOC100824502 gene encoding putative F-box protein PP2-B12 — protein MTTGELTAEEEATGGSNTRIDDLPESVVAQVISLTSPRDACRCAAVSPFFRDAADSDLVWDRFLPRDYRDILSRSSRTTSSSSSSEKKKKELYLRLCDVGAVVVDDEGGEGGETAVWVARESGGKCVALSARRLSLPWDDGELSWKWTPHPQSRFAEVAQLVHCTGLEIYGRLPATSLTSAIDYAAYLVYGVADGGHRRGLSFPDQETAVAVGGRAESCRRHAVCLCPDDAVAREVRGVDSDGEVRWPTTRDDGWSELEMGRLCIDDAACVDLAEEVVVVSFEVLGWHPKSGLIVEGVVFRPV, from the exons ATGACGACGGGAGAAttgacggcggaggaggaggccaccggCGGGAGTAATACCCGGATCGACGACCTCCCGGAGAGCGTGGTGGCGCAGGTGATCTCCTTGACTTCCCCTCGCGACGCCTGCCGCTGCGCCGCCGTGTCGCCGTTCTTCCGGGACGCCGCGGACTCGGATCTCGTCTGGGACCGCTTCCTCCCGCGCGACTACCGAGACATCCTCTCGCGGTCGTCACGGACGacgagctcgtcgtcgtcgtcggagaagaagaagaaggagttGTACCTCCGGCTGTGCGACGTCGGTGCCGTGGTTGTGGACGacgaaggaggagaaggcggcgagaCGGCGGTGTGGGTGGCGAGGGAGAGCGGCGGCAAGTGCGTGGCGCTGTCGGCGAGGAGGCTGAGTTTGCCGTGGGACGACGGCGAGCTCAGCTGGAAGTGGACGCCTCATCCCCAATCCAG GTTCGCCGAGGTGGCGCAGCTGGTGCACTGCACGGGCCTGGAAATCTACGGCCGGCTGCCGGCCACGTCACTGACATCGGCGATCGACTACGCAGCGTACCTGGTCTATGGTGTCGCGGACGGGGGCCACCGCCGGGGCCTGAGTTTCCCTGATCAGGAGACCGCGGTGGCCGTGGGCGGCCGGGCAGAGtcgtgccgccgccacgccgtgTGCCTCTGCCCTGACGACGCAGTGGCGCGAGAGGTTAGAGGCGTGGATAGCGACGGCGAGGTGAGATGGCCGACGACGCGAGACGACGGATGGTCAGAGTTGGAGATGGGGCGGTTGTGTATTGACGATGCAGCATGTGTTGACTtggccgaggaggtggtggtggtcagCTTCGAGGTGTTAGGGTGGCACCCCAAGAGCGGGCTCATTGTTGAGGGCGTCGTGTTTAGGCCCGTGTGA
- the LOC104583545 gene encoding F-box/LRR-repeat protein At3g58900 isoform X2, giving the protein MSRSNGRLGAGDRISALPDELIHNVMSCLTAQEAVQTCVLARWWQNVWASARCLNLDSARFTGLQRFKKFVDSLIVHRGCTPLDAFWEAIHVLARDLTRCKPFRNLKALSLGEWCLNAGGNTLLYWIRCSPNIEKLILHLSRPGSYYYAHPEEYTAAEVDPACNGTETTPRCINLKKIEIHCPRGDKRVHFIVKILLANITSLPEINIKQYNI; this is encoded by the exons ATGTCCAGGTCTAACGGGCGCTTGGGCGCCGGCGACAGGATCAGCGCCCTCCCGGACGAGCTAATCCACAATGTGATGTCCTGCCTGACGGCGCAGGAGGCCGTGCAGACATGCGTGCTGGCGCGGTGGTGGCAGAATGTCTGGGCATCTGCAAGGTGCCTCAACCTTGACTCTGCCAGGTTCACCGGGTTGCAGAGGTTCAAGAAGTTCGTCGACAGTTTGATCGTGCACCGTGGGTGCACACCGCTGGATGCGTTCTGG GAAGCAATACATGTATTAGCGAGGGATCTAACAAGGTGCAAGCCATTCAGAAACCTGAAAGCTCTATCACTTGGTGAATGGTGCTTGAACGCTGGCGGCAACACGCTGCTCTACTGGATTCGATGTTCCCCTAACATAGAGAAACTTATCCTGCATCTTTCACGT CCTGGATCTTATTACTATGCACACCCTGAGGAATATACTGCTGCCGAGGTAGACCCTGCCTGCAATGGGACAGAAACGACACCTAGATGTATAAATCTTAAGAAAATTGAAATCCACTGCCCAAGAGGCGATAAAAGAGTCCACTTCATCGTGAAGATCTTACTTGCCAATATTACCTCTCTCCCTGAAATCAATATCAAGCAATATAACATTTGA
- the LOC100839835 gene encoding uncharacterized protein LOC100839835, whose translation MAPPSQPRLTEIPEQLLEEIFLRLATPADLARAKAACVAFRRFIADRAFLALFRRRHSPPLLGFLDRAGFHPSSPGFFVGGDADFTFSFLPTHCRWTAVDSRDGRVLLAPTPDLVHQRFPPIFTELVVSDPLHRRYVLIPRVPLCISHGVFSEWSAPFLLPPTQEEEEDSTAFRVIWLAHNNGALSGFVFSSRTGQWVEAVARRWEDFGITLYMATTELIQEGPLLRRHYAYGCFYWNFFTAGRIVLIVLDMRIMDFSDHDFMPAGLTMEEMQDAAIVEAGDGRLGLFAMRHDGGMSELRYFIRRDMDERFASWNLVKTIPLGSGHRQSIKATTERFLLLERGINLMQEPPTDTGIFSLNVKTLKLDKVSGLRFNSGGGGRALIYTNFPPTLLSSPTL comes from the coding sequence atggcgccgccgtcgcagccGCGGCTGACGGAGATCCCGGagcagctgctggaggagatcTTCCTGCGCCTCGCGACCCCAGCGGACCTCGCCCGCGCCAAGGCCGCCTGCGTCGCCTTCCGCCGCTTCATCGCCGACCGCGCCTTCCTCGccctcttccgccgccgccactccccGCCGCTCCTCGGCTTCCTCGACCGCGCCGGGTTCCACCCTTCCTCCCCCGGCTtcttcgtcggcggcgacgccgacttcaccttctccttcctccccacCCACTGCCGCTGGACCGCCGTGGACTCCCGCGACGGCCGCGTGCTCCTCGCCCCCACCCCCGATCTCGTTCATCAGAGGTTTCCCCCAATTTTCACGGAGCTCGTGGTCTCCGATCCCCTTCACCGGCGCTACGTCCTGATTCCCCGGGTGCCTCTCTGCATTTCCCATGGGGTGTTCTCGGAATGGAGCGCCCCCTTCCTCCTGCCCCCCacccaggaggaggaggaggactcgACGGCGTTCAGAGTGATCTGGTTGGCACACAACAACGGAGCGCTCTCTGGTTTCGTCTTCTCCTCGAGGACCGGGCAATGGGTTGAAGCCGTCGCCCGGAGATGGGAGGATTTCGGGATTACGCTCTACATGGCCACCACGGAGTTGATCCAAGAGGGCCCCCTTCTCAGGCGCCATTACGCGTATGGCTGTTTCTACTGGAACTTCTTCACAGCTGGGAGGATCGTGTTAATCGTGCTCGACATGCGCATAATGGATTTCTCGGATCATGACTTCATGCCGGCGGGATTGACTATGGAAGAGATGCAGGATGCCGCCATTGTGGAGGCCGGGGATGGTAGGCTTGGGTTGTTTGCTATGCGCCATGACGGTGGCATGTCGGAACTCCGTTATTTCATCAGGCGAGACATGGATGAGAGGTTTGCCTCGTGGAATCTGGTGAAGACTATCCCGCTAGGTTCTGGACACCGCCAATCTATCAAAGCTACAACGGAGAGGTTCTTGCTCCTTGAAAGGGGCATAAACTTAATGCAGGAGCCGCCAACTGATACGGGAATTTTTTCACTCAACGTCAAGACTTTGAAGCTTGACAAGGTTTCTGGCCTAAGATTCAActccggaggcggcggcagagcgcTCATCTATACAAACTTCCCACCGACATTGTTGTCTTCGCCAACATTATGA
- the LOC100824808 gene encoding uncharacterized protein LOC100824808 codes for MLQHNVNLVCWNVRGLNNPSRQAAVRDLIRDTHATIICIQETKLQVVDDRLIRDLLGHCFSANFAVLPAAGTRGGMLLAASEDFFTISNVHLSAHSITVTVTMRSKGAMWSLTSVYGPQGDQEKLLFIEELKLLQPVVKSEWILLGDFNLIAKAVDKNNTNINRRLIGKFRGALDVLQLKEINLGGRRFTWSNEQENPVLTKTDHVFCSDDWDMMFPNALLLAVPMLCSDHASLFLQGATPSCRRPSFKFEELWLRVPSFHETVALAWNKPVRSSDALCIIHIKLSRTAKALKIWQRERFGVLDNQIAIIKEADKEKELHSHFQGHFGVATTRSTSFDWASFGYQAADLSALDADFTETEIKEAVFSIPSVKAPGPDGFIGAFFKSCWEIIKGNVVAAIMRMADLRGNCMHLLNSANIILLPKKPDVARVSDYRPISLIHSMSKIFSKLLALRLAPELGTLVSCCQSAFIKRRCIHDNFLFVQNAIKALHGSRTPSLFLKLDISKAFDSVDWAFLLEVLEHLGFGQRWRDWICLSFASASSRVLLNGCPGTPFLHRRGLRQGDPLSPMLFIFAIDPLQVILHRAEEVGLLQPVGAPPIRCRISLYADDASIFANPLKEEIATISAILQRFGDASGLITNVSKSEAFPIRCEGVDLAHVLEDFPATIATFPGKYLGLPLHFRKLHKIDFQPLIDKVGGRLKGWKGKNLSRAGRVTLAKAVLTSTATYHLSVIKLPKWVRVKLDRISRSFIWKGDDSETAGGGHSLVNWKTVCRPKPLSGLGITDIERFGRALRLRWPWLKWTEPDRPWVGSCLPCDNTDMALFRASTRITVGDGHTAQFRLDNWSGEGAFCSRAPELFKIASRKNRSVYKELLNGNWIRAVGRLSSLQQLRDFLDLARIVSSTVLDPNRPDSITWIWTSDGAYSCRSAYLAQFMGSHPRFMTAKIWEAFAEPKCKVFSWLIPQNRILTADRLAIRG; via the exons ATGTTGCAACATAACGTCAACCTTGTGTGCTGGAACGTGAGAGGGCTAAATAACCCCTCGCGCCAGGCTGCGGTTCGTGACCTCATCCGCGACACCCACGCCACCATCATCTGCATCCAGGAAACTAAGCTGCAGGTTGTCGATGACCGCCTCATCCGGGACCTGCTCGGTCACTGTTTCTCCGCCAACTTCGCCGTGCTGCCGGCGGCAGGCACTAGAGGGGGTATGCTTTTGGCGGCCTCCGAAGACTTCTTCACGATCTCCAACGTGCACCTCTCGGCTCACTCGATCACGGTCACCGTCACCATGCGTAGCAAGGGGGCAATGTGGTCCCTTACGTCGGTCTACGGGCCACAGGGTGACCAGGAAAAGCTCCTCTTCATTGAGGAACTCAAGCTTCTGCAGCCGGTCGTCAAATCGGAGTGGATCCTTCTCGGGGATTTCAATCTCATCGCTAAAGCTGTGGACAAGAATAACACGAACATCAACCGTCGTCTCATAGGCAAATTCAGGGGTGCTCTCGACGTCCTGCAGCTCAAAGAAATAAACCTTGGTGGCCGCCGCTTCACCTGGTCCAATGAGCAAGAGAACCCTGTGCTCACCAAGACCGACCACGTCTTCTGTTCCGACGATTGGGACATGATGTTTCCAAATGCCCTCCTCTTGGCGGTGCCCATGCTGTGCTCGGATCATGCCTCGCTCTTCCTGCAAGGGGCGACGCCCAGCTGTCGCAGGCCTTCTTTCAAGTTTGAGGAACTCTGGCTGCGCGTTCCTAGCTTCCATGAGACGGTTGCTCTTGCGTGGAACAAACCCGTTCGCTCCTCCGACGCTCTTTGCATAATCCACATCAAGCTCAGCCGCACGGCGAAAGCCCTCAAGATCTGGCAACGGGAGCGGTTTGGGGTTCTTGATAATCAGATCGCTATCATCAAGGAG GCAGACAAGGAAAAGGAGCTGCACTCGCATTTCCAGGGTCACTTTGGTGTGGCCACTACGAGATCCACCTCATTCGACTGGGCCTCGTTTGGGTATCAGGCGGCCGACTTGTCCGCCCTCGACGCTGACTTCACTGAAACAGAGATTAAGGAGGCGGTGTTCTCCATCCCCTCGGTCAAAGCTCCTGGGCCGGATGGCTTCATCGGCGCCTTTTTCAAGTCATGCTGGGAGATTATCAAGGGCAATGTGGTCGCCGCCATCATGCGGATGGCCGATCTGAGGGGGAATTGCATGCACctgctcaactccgccaacatTATTCTCCTTCCCAAGAAGCCGGACGTGGCGAGGGTCAGCGACTACAGGCCCATCAGTTTGATCCATAGCATGTCCAAGATTTTCTCCAAGCTTCTGGCTCTGCGTTTAGCCCCAGAACTGGGAACTCTGGTATCTTGCTGCCAGAGCGCGTTCATTAAAAGGCGATGCATTCACGACAACTTCCTCTTTGTCCAGAACGCCATTAAAGCGCTGCACGGATCTCGCACGCCTAGCCTCTTCCTGAAGCTTGACATTTCCAAGGCCTTTGACTCTGTCGACTGGGCCTTCCTCCTCGAGGTGCTTGAGCACTTGGGCTTTGGGCAGCGTTGGAGAGACTGGATTTGTCTCTCCTTTGCCTCGGCCTCTTCGCGTGTCCTCCTGAATGGTTGCCCGGGGACTCCCTTCTTACACCGCCGGGGACTGCGGCAGGGGGACCCCCTGTCGCCCATGCTCTTCATCTTTGCAATTGACCCGCTCCAGGTCATTCTCCACCGGGCGGAGGAGGTTGGCCTTTTACAGCCCGTGGGTGCTCCCCCAATTCGCTGCAGGATCTCCTTGTACGCCGATGACGCCAGCATCTTTGCCAATCCTCTCAAGGAGGAGATTGCCACCATTTCGGCCATCCTGCAGCGTTTCGGGGACGCGAGCGGCCTCATCACGAACGTGTCGAAATCCGAGGCCTTCCCGATTAGGTGTGAGGGGGTCGATTTGGCCCACGTCCTGGAGGACTTCCCCGCGACGATCGCCACCTTCCCTGGTAAATATCTTGGCTTGCCTCTCCACTTCCGTAAGCTGCACAAGATCGACTTCCAGCCCCTCATTGACAAGGTTGGCGGTCGCCTCAAGGGTTGGAAGGGTAAGAACCTCTCTCGGGCGGGCCGTGTCACGCTTGCCAAGGCAGTGCTGACATCCACAGCGACCTACCATCTCTCTGTGATCAAGCTCCCGAAATGGGTCAGGGTTAAGCTAGATCGGATCTCGAGGAGTTTCATCTGGAAGGGCGACGACAGTgagacggcgggcggcggacacTCGCTCGTCAACTGGAAGACGGTATGTCGGCCGAAGCCCCTTAGTGGCCTGGGAATCACGGACATTGAGCGTTTTGGGCGTGCCCTAAGACTACGCTGGCCATGGCTCAAATGGACCGAGCCGGACAGGCCTTGGGTGGGTTCCTGCCTGCCTTGCGACAACACGGATATGGCTCTGTTCCGGGCGTCTACTAGGATCACGGTGGGAGATGGGCACACGGCACAATTCCGGCTCGATAATTGGTCTGGCGAGGGGGCCTTCTGTTCCCGGGCCCCTGAACTTTTCAAGATCGCGTCTCGGAAGAACAGATCTGTTTATAAGGAATTGCTCAACGGGAACTGGATCAGAGCCGTCGGTCGCCTGTCCTCCCTCCAGCAACTGCGTGATTTCTTGGACCTGGCTAGGATCGTCAGTTCCACCGTCCTTGATCCCAACCGGCCGGACTCTATCACCTGGATTTGGACCTCCGATGGCGCCTACTCCTGCCGCTCAGCTTACTTGGCCCAATTCATGGGCTCTCACCCACGCTTCATGACTGCTAAAATCTGGGAGGCTTTCGCTGAACCCAAATGCAAAGTTTTCTCTTGGCTAATCCCGCAGAATCGCATCCTCACGGCCGATCGCCTCGCCATTCGGGGATGA
- the LOC104584028 gene encoding uncharacterized protein LOC104584028, whose product MEEESTRIGDLPERVLAQVISSTCPRDAVWERFLRPPDYDDDILYVSGSGRHAPTTPLSKEAFRRRLSVNGGSTAGSGGGGKCVTPSARKLSLPWDDDGESRWRWTSHPYIP is encoded by the coding sequence ATGGAagaagagagcacccggatcGGCGACCTCCCGGAGAGAGTCCTAGCGCAGGTGATCTCCTCGACTTGTCCGCGCGACGCCGTCTGGGAGCGCTTCCTCCGGCCGCCTGACTACGATGATGACATCCTCTACGTCTCCGGCTCTGGACGGCATGCGCCGACGACGCCGTTATCGAAGGAGGCATTCCGCCGACGCCTTTCCGTCAACGGTGGCTCGACGgcagggagcggcggcggcggcaagtgCGTGACGCCGTCGGCGAGGAAGCTGAGCCTGCCGtgggacgacgacggcgagtcCCGCTGGAGATGGACGTCACACCCGTACATTCCATAG
- the LOC104583545 gene encoding putative F-box/LRR-repeat protein At5g41840 isoform X1, with protein MSRSNGRLGAGDRISALPDELIHNVMSCLTAQEAVQTCVLARWWQNVWASARCLNLDSARFTGLQRFKKFVDSLIVHRGCTPLDAFWVRTAFDNSGLDNFTDYAEIHPWVCHALRSHAQVLGIVHDGDMLTIRGTFASSHLKRLHLCYFYIDNRTVEMLFCGCPVLEELELINCFVTATTFSSTTLKRSTVTFPDRELYNEDFQDLSIDMPKLVSLYIKDFRDRAPHLVDVSSLQSASIYLNCFAFEGSDSDTNVLRALSNATSLESLSLTLHDEAIHVLARDLTRCKPFRNLKALSLGEWCLNAGGNTLLYWIRCSPNIEKLILHLSRPGSYYYAHPEEYTAAEVDPACNGTETTPRCINLKKIEIHCPRGDKRVHFIVKILLANITSLPEINIKQYNI; from the exons ATGTCCAGGTCTAACGGGCGCTTGGGCGCCGGCGACAGGATCAGCGCCCTCCCGGACGAGCTAATCCACAATGTGATGTCCTGCCTGACGGCGCAGGAGGCCGTGCAGACATGCGTGCTGGCGCGGTGGTGGCAGAATGTCTGGGCATCTGCAAGGTGCCTCAACCTTGACTCTGCCAGGTTCACCGGGTTGCAGAGGTTCAAGAAGTTCGTCGACAGTTTGATCGTGCACCGTGGGTGCACACCGCTGGATGCGTTCTGGGTCCGCACCGCTTTCGACAACTCCGGTTTGGATAATTTCACTGATTATGCTGAAATTCACCCCTGGGTCTGCCACGCGCTTAGGAGCCACGCTCAGGTTCTTGGCATAGTTCATGATGGGGATATGCTTACTATCAGAGGAACCTTCGCCTCGTCGCACCTGAAGAGGCTACACCTTTGTTATTTCTATATTGATAACCGGACTGTCGAGATGCTCTTTTGTGGCTGCCCGGTGTTGGAAGAGCTAGAGCTCATAAATTGTTTTGTCACTGCCACGACATTTTCCTCTACAACACTAAAGAGATCGACAGTTACCTTTCCTGATCGTGAGTTGTACAATGAGGATTTTCAGGATCTTTCAATAGATATGCCAAAACTGGTCTCCTTATACATAAAAGATTTCAGAGACAGAGCTCCTCATCTTGTGGATGTGTCGTCGCTGCAAAGTGCCTCAATTTACCTTAATTGCTTTGCTTTCGAAGGCTCTGATTCTGACACTAATGTTCTCCGTGCTCTTTCAAACGCCACTAGCTTGGAGTCGCTGTCTCTAACTCTCCACGAT GAAGCAATACATGTATTAGCGAGGGATCTAACAAGGTGCAAGCCATTCAGAAACCTGAAAGCTCTATCACTTGGTGAATGGTGCTTGAACGCTGGCGGCAACACGCTGCTCTACTGGATTCGATGTTCCCCTAACATAGAGAAACTTATCCTGCATCTTTCACGT CCTGGATCTTATTACTATGCACACCCTGAGGAATATACTGCTGCCGAGGTAGACCCTGCCTGCAATGGGACAGAAACGACACCTAGATGTATAAATCTTAAGAAAATTGAAATCCACTGCCCAAGAGGCGATAAAAGAGTCCACTTCATCGTGAAGATCTTACTTGCCAATATTACCTCTCTCCCTGAAATCAATATCAAGCAATATAACATTTGA